One genomic segment of [Phormidium] sp. ETS-05 includes these proteins:
- a CDS encoding tetratricopeptide repeat protein: MDAAISTLATKAEVERLFATVAVGATVAATAEVASSPSSSPEQLELLQQELAQLRQEVEAAQANFQKTSLENVDYVREEVHSLQQAIASITAQLETGAPTTESAVSQSEELPQGDGDVLETPAIWQLNRIEGMLQGLQRQNYQLVFDRPGIKALLEEAIASAQERLILVSPWLSRAVIKDLMPQFEALLARNVKLDIGWGHLRDIEAGEFPQRVSQQWQAPESGSRGSLYDALNDMEELERKYPMYFQMRILGTNENFLVCDKSFAAVVSHNFLSNEANFPERELGLRTVDPNIIQGLIDRLEDPVLNPGTAEVYYNRGFERLDVGDYSGALMDYTHSLQINPNQATAYNNRALAKYHLADPVGAIEDYTAALSLNPNEWVTYFNRGVAHFHLQDYAASIEDYTEAIRLGVDRSVAYFQRAEAYRQLKDYESAIADYTEAINLAPNDAVAYNNRGLARYNSGDYIGSIDDYTQALLLKPDDAIYYSNCGVARLRAGDYAGAVQDFDRAVMLLPEYAGAYNNRGLARSQLGDTAGAIEDLRQAAELFQRQGDILNYQQAIESLNKLGEVATVS; the protein is encoded by the coding sequence TTGGATGCAGCTATTAGCACTCTCGCCACGAAAGCCGAAGTAGAGCGGTTGTTTGCCACGGTGGCGGTGGGAGCAACAGTCGCCGCTACCGCCGAAGTAGCCTCCTCACCCAGTTCGTCGCCAGAGCAGCTAGAGCTTCTTCAGCAAGAATTAGCCCAGTTACGGCAAGAAGTGGAAGCGGCGCAAGCCAATTTCCAGAAAACTTCTCTGGAAAATGTGGACTATGTGCGAGAGGAAGTGCATTCTTTGCAGCAGGCAATTGCTAGCATCACAGCTCAGTTAGAAACTGGTGCCCCCACTACCGAATCGGCAGTTTCCCAGAGCGAGGAGCTACCCCAGGGGGATGGTGATGTGTTGGAAACGCCCGCCATATGGCAATTAAACCGGATTGAGGGAATGCTGCAGGGGCTGCAACGCCAGAATTATCAATTGGTGTTCGATCGCCCGGGGATTAAGGCATTGCTCGAGGAGGCGATCGCTTCCGCCCAAGAGCGGCTGATTTTAGTATCTCCCTGGCTGTCTCGGGCGGTGATCAAAGACTTAATGCCCCAGTTCGAGGCGTTGCTAGCTCGGAACGTGAAACTAGATATCGGCTGGGGTCACTTGAGAGATATTGAAGCCGGAGAATTTCCCCAACGAGTCAGCCAACAATGGCAAGCTCCTGAGAGCGGGTCCCGTGGCAGCTTGTACGATGCCCTCAACGATATGGAGGAGCTAGAGCGCAAATATCCCATGTATTTCCAGATGCGGATTCTGGGCACTAACGAAAATTTCCTCGTGTGCGATAAGTCTTTTGCCGCTGTTGTCAGTCACAATTTCCTCAGCAATGAAGCCAATTTCCCCGAACGGGAATTGGGATTGCGCACAGTTGACCCCAACATCATCCAGGGTTTGATTGACCGCTTGGAGGACCCGGTACTGAATCCCGGCACGGCGGAAGTGTATTACAATCGCGGGTTTGAGCGTCTGGATGTGGGGGATTATTCCGGGGCGCTGATGGATTATACCCATTCTTTGCAGATCAATCCTAACCAAGCCACTGCCTACAATAACCGGGCTCTGGCGAAATACCATTTGGCCGACCCGGTTGGGGCGATCGAGGATTACACCGCCGCTCTCAGTCTCAACCCCAATGAGTGGGTGACATACTTTAACCGGGGAGTCGCCCATTTTCATCTTCAAGACTATGCCGCCAGCATTGAGGACTATACTGAGGCCATTCGCCTGGGGGTGGACCGCAGTGTGGCCTATTTCCAACGCGCTGAGGCTTACCGTCAGCTCAAAGACTATGAATCAGCCATAGCCGACTACACCGAAGCCATTAATCTGGCTCCTAACGATGCCGTTGCCTACAACAACCGGGGTTTAGCGCGCTATAACTCTGGCGACTACATTGGCAGCATCGATGATTACACCCAAGCCTTGCTCCTCAAACCTGACGATGCCATTTATTACTCTAATTGTGGTGTGGCTCGCTTGCGCGCTGGGGACTATGCTGGGGCGGTACAAGACTTCGATCGAGCCGTGATGTTGCTCCCAGAATATGCCGGAGCCTACAATAACCGGGGTTTGGCTCGCTCTCAATTGGGGGACACGGCTGGGGCAATTGAGGATTTGCGCCAAGCTGCGGAGCTGTTCCAACGGCAAGGAGATATTCTCAATTACCAGCAGGCGATCGAATCCCTGAATAAACTAGGTGAAGTGGCCACCGTCTCATAG
- a CDS encoding N-acetylmuramoyl-L-alanine amidase — protein sequence MGRIFISAGHGGYENGALDPGSIAGGTTEAREMILLRDLIVSEVRARGLEILSVPDDLSMLQSLDWINARARADDVALEIHADAFSNPAARGACVYYIANNSDRQKNAEQLLLALLRRVPQLPNRGTKPDTETGTGSLAFCRFLWIPSMLMEVGFLSNTDDRFLLQNRRRDFAIGIAEGLVAWAGGGSVPAPPPVAAPVYPAIDIKINSQIYGEKGILINGNSYIPIDLVDRLGIDLSRNPNVRRITYRNVVYIKAVELRDYQISVGWESATRTVILRSILQICPGYIDRIMGHGNTSEVQLMMFLKNNNPQSLTQFADIAKLYREEAALEGVNYDVAFCQMCLESNFLRFGNGITPTQNNFAGLGSAGGSSQAASFPSARIGVRAHIQHLKAYASTEPLAQEIVDPRFRFVTRGIAPLVPQLSGRWEADLQYGEKIMAQLRRLYESAGLL from the coding sequence ATGGGACGAATTTTTATTTCTGCTGGTCATGGGGGTTATGAAAATGGCGCCCTCGACCCAGGGTCTATAGCTGGTGGCACTACCGAAGCCCGGGAAATGATTTTGCTGCGAGACCTGATCGTGTCGGAAGTGCGAGCCCGAGGCTTAGAAATCCTTTCCGTGCCAGACGACTTAAGCATGCTCCAATCCCTTGACTGGATCAATGCTCGCGCCCGAGCGGATGATGTGGCCCTGGAAATCCACGCTGATGCTTTTTCTAATCCGGCGGCTCGAGGCGCCTGTGTTTACTACATCGCCAACAATAGCGATAGACAGAAAAACGCCGAGCAATTGCTCCTGGCTTTACTGCGGCGGGTGCCCCAGCTCCCCAATCGTGGCACCAAACCGGATACGGAAACCGGCACGGGCAGTTTAGCATTTTGTCGCTTCCTTTGGATTCCTTCAATGCTAATGGAAGTGGGTTTTCTGAGCAACACCGATGACCGCTTCCTGCTGCAAAACCGTCGCCGGGACTTCGCGATCGGCATTGCCGAGGGGTTAGTCGCCTGGGCGGGTGGTGGTTCTGTGCCAGCTCCCCCACCAGTCGCCGCCCCGGTTTATCCCGCCATTGATATTAAAATCAATAGCCAAATCTACGGCGAAAAAGGGATTCTCATCAACGGTAACTCTTACATTCCCATCGATTTGGTCGATCGCCTTGGCATTGACTTGTCCCGCAATCCCAATGTACGCCGCATCACCTACAGAAACGTTGTGTATATCAAAGCCGTGGAACTGCGGGATTATCAAATCTCCGTCGGTTGGGAATCCGCCACCCGCACCGTCATCCTCCGATCGATTTTGCAGATTTGCCCCGGCTACATCGATCGGATTATGGGCCACGGCAACACCAGCGAAGTCCAATTAATGATGTTTCTCAAAAACAACAACCCCCAATCCCTCACCCAGTTTGCCGATATCGCCAAACTCTACCGCGAAGAAGCCGCCTTGGAGGGGGTCAACTACGATGTTGCCTTCTGTCAGATGTGCTTAGAAAGCAACTTTCTCCGGTTTGGCAACGGTATCACCCCCACCCAAAATAACTTTGCCGGTTTAGGGTCCGCTGGCGGTAGCAGCCAAGCCGCCTCCTTCCCCAGCGCTCGCATTGGCGTCAGAGCCCATATTCAACATCTGAAAGCCTACGCCAGCACCGAACCCCTCGCCCAAGAAATCGTGGACCCCCGATTTCGCTTTGTCACCCGAGGTATCGCCCCCCTAGTGCCTCAGCTCAGCGGTCGCTGGGAAGCGGACCTGCAATATGGCGAAAAAATTATGGCGCAACTGCGCCGCCTCTACGAGTCCGCCGGGTTGCTGTAA